Proteins encoded in a region of the Mucilaginibacter sabulilitoris genome:
- a CDS encoding bifunctional alpha,alpha-trehalose-phosphate synthase (UDP-forming)/trehalose-phosphatase, with product MSKTIIVSNRLPVKISKSDDDYILSPSEGGLATGLGSIYKQGDNVWIGWPGVEITDQQDKDQVTHQLKELSLIPVFLDQEEINQYYEGFSNEVLWPVFHYYASTYANYKQSNWDYYKAVNQKFRDIILSIAEPGDVIWVHDYQLLLVPGLVRQELPDVSIGFFLHIPFPSHEMFRLIPWRSELLEGILGADLIGFHTFDDVRHFLGSATRILPVASSSNIITMDERSIVIESFPMGIDEQKYATLPLQPEVQEQVELIRNNFKGNKLILSIDRLDYSKGILQRLQAFELMLQLCPECIEKIALYMIVVPSRDTVPQYAHLRDEIDKKVGNINSIYRTMDWTPIHYYYRSFPIEMLSALFYTADVCLITPMRDGMNLVSKEYVASRINNDGVLIMSEMAGASKELIDAIIVNPNNTGEVCRAILQAINMPLEEQHRRMIPMRQLVAKFNISHWVKIFMDRLKEVKLMQRSMQARHVSFATEQSIVNRYIKTKKRIIFLDYDGTLVNFKSNIEQASPDRELYNIINKLIEDPANQVVLISGRKHENLDEWFSNTNMYLIAEHGAWFKQHNTTWHKISGLSDQWKHDIYPILETYVDRTPGSFIEEKTYSLVWHYRKAQNGLGELRASELMNNLKYLASDKGLQLLAGDKVLEVKNMDVNKGKAALTLTEGKDYDFIIAFGDDYTDEDIFKALPESAITIKVGSNLSAAKFYLRNPAEVRKLLTSFAQHTHEPVL from the coding sequence ATGTCTAAAACCATAATTGTATCTAACCGGCTACCAGTTAAAATTTCCAAATCAGACGATGATTATATTTTATCACCAAGTGAGGGAGGCTTAGCAACCGGATTAGGTTCAATATATAAACAGGGTGATAATGTGTGGATAGGGTGGCCCGGAGTAGAAATAACCGACCAGCAGGATAAAGACCAGGTAACACATCAATTAAAAGAATTAAGCCTTATTCCGGTTTTTCTTGACCAGGAAGAAATCAATCAATATTACGAAGGATTTTCTAACGAGGTGCTATGGCCGGTTTTTCATTATTATGCCTCAACGTATGCCAATTATAAGCAATCAAACTGGGACTATTATAAAGCTGTAAATCAAAAGTTCAGGGATATTATATTAAGTATTGCTGAACCCGGTGATGTTATCTGGGTGCATGATTATCAGCTATTGCTCGTACCGGGTTTGGTAAGGCAGGAACTGCCCGATGTTTCTATCGGCTTTTTCCTGCATATACCATTTCCTTCGCACGAAATGTTCAGACTTATCCCTTGGCGCTCTGAATTACTGGAAGGTATTTTAGGTGCCGATCTGATCGGGTTCCATACATTTGATGATGTGCGCCACTTTTTAGGGTCAGCTACCCGCATTTTGCCTGTAGCATCTTCATCAAATATCATTACTATGGATGAGCGTTCCATCGTGATTGAGTCATTTCCGATGGGCATAGACGAGCAGAAATATGCAACACTCCCTTTACAGCCCGAAGTTCAGGAACAGGTAGAGCTCATCAGGAATAATTTTAAAGGCAATAAATTGATCTTGTCTATTGATAGGCTTGATTATAGCAAGGGTATATTACAACGTTTACAAGCCTTTGAACTCATGCTGCAGTTATGTCCGGAATGCATTGAAAAAATAGCGTTGTACATGATCGTAGTGCCGTCGCGAGATACTGTCCCGCAATATGCACACCTGCGTGATGAAATTGATAAAAAGGTAGGTAACATCAATTCCATATACCGAACCATGGATTGGACACCAATACATTATTACTACCGTTCGTTCCCGATCGAGATGCTTTCTGCATTATTTTATACTGCCGATGTATGCCTGATAACGCCCATGCGCGATGGTATGAACCTGGTGAGCAAAGAGTATGTAGCCAGTCGTATTAATAATGATGGGGTATTGATTATGAGCGAAATGGCTGGTGCGTCTAAAGAATTAATTGACGCTATTATTGTTAACCCTAACAACACCGGCGAGGTTTGCCGGGCCATATTGCAGGCTATTAATATGCCGCTGGAAGAGCAGCATAGAAGGATGATACCCATGCGGCAACTGGTGGCAAAATTCAATATTTCGCACTGGGTTAAAATTTTTATGGACCGCCTTAAAGAGGTTAAACTCATGCAGCGATCTATGCAGGCCAGGCACGTAAGTTTTGCTACAGAACAATCCATCGTTAACCGGTATATTAAAACCAAAAAACGCATCATCTTTTTAGATTACGATGGTACATTGGTAAATTTTAAATCAAACATTGAACAAGCCAGTCCGGACAGAGAGTTATATAATATCATCAACAAATTGATTGAGGATCCAGCTAACCAGGTAGTATTGATCAGTGGCCGCAAGCATGAGAATCTTGACGAGTGGTTTAGCAATACCAATATGTACCTTATAGCAGAGCATGGAGCTTGGTTTAAGCAGCATAATACTACATGGCATAAGATCTCTGGTCTTTCTGACCAGTGGAAACATGATATTTATCCTATTCTGGAAACTTATGTAGACCGAACTCCGGGTTCATTTATTGAAGAAAAAACATATTCATTAGTGTGGCATTACCGCAAAGCTCAAAATGGTTTAGGCGAGCTTAGGGCCAGCGAATTAATGAATAACCTGAAATACCTTGCCAGTGATAAAGGATTGCAACTTTTAGCAGGGGATAAGGTGCTGGAAGTTAAGAATATGGATGTTAATAAAGGTAAAGCTGCTTTAACTCTCACTGAGGGCAAGGACTACGATTTTATTATCGCTTTTGGCGATGATTATACCGACGAAGATATCTTTAAAGCATTACCGGAAAGCGCCATTACCATAAAAGTAGGAAGCAACTTATCCGCAGCTAAGTTTTACCTGCGCAACCCGGCCGAAGTACGCAAACTATTGACCAGCTTTGCTCAGCATACCCATGAACCTGTATTATAA